From Streptomyces asiaticus, one genomic window encodes:
- a CDS encoding family 43 glycosylhydrolase, whose product MSPRTTRRRAALLTALLAVLWGLISGPPAATAAPHTAAAGTFRNPLNTGPDPFVATWSGNYYLTTTQGDSIRMWRSTSLGSLLDADPITVWTDTDASRNQHIWAPEFYRFGNRWYLYYTADDGTDDHHRLYVLESDRDDPAGPYHFTSRLTPPNHSADFAIDPGILEHNGRLYLAYSGINQYQHNGLNIAPMSNPYTVSGNAVAINAAGGCPEVREGPEFLYRNGRTWMTYSTCDTGKPDYQVWMMSLPSTADPLVPGNWTQRSGAVFSRADDHGVYGPGHHAFFRSPDGKEDWIVYHAKTTSVNTYSNRTTRAQKITWNADGSPNLGRPLAMGATQDLPSGDPGAGTYWINDDGRSSGDGSVSYTGSWNSGTGCATQCFWSDDHWSDRAGNTATFSFTGTRIALLSVRDTGNGIAALSIDGGPEQRVDFYGAIRTGETLQYLSPRLASGRHTLRIRVTGEHNAQSGASFVSVDRAEVYTR is encoded by the coding sequence ATGAGCCCTCGCACCACCCGCCGCCGGGCGGCGCTGCTCACCGCCCTGCTCGCCGTCCTGTGGGGCCTGATCTCCGGCCCGCCCGCGGCCACTGCGGCCCCGCACACCGCCGCCGCGGGCACCTTCCGCAACCCCCTCAACACCGGCCCCGACCCATTCGTGGCCACCTGGAGCGGGAACTACTACCTGACCACCACGCAGGGCGACAGCATCCGGATGTGGCGCTCCACCTCCCTGGGCAGCCTGCTCGACGCCGACCCCATCACCGTGTGGACGGACACCGACGCCTCCCGCAACCAGCACATCTGGGCTCCGGAGTTCTACCGCTTCGGCAACCGCTGGTACCTCTACTACACCGCCGACGACGGGACCGACGACCACCACCGGCTCTATGTGCTGGAGTCGGACCGCGACGACCCGGCGGGCCCGTACCACTTCACGTCCCGTCTGACGCCGCCCAACCACTCCGCCGACTTCGCCATCGACCCCGGCATCCTCGAGCACAACGGACGCCTCTACCTCGCCTACTCCGGTATCAACCAGTACCAGCACAACGGCCTCAACATCGCCCCGATGTCCAACCCGTACACCGTCTCGGGCAACGCGGTCGCCATCAACGCGGCGGGCGGCTGCCCGGAGGTGCGCGAGGGCCCCGAGTTCCTCTACCGCAACGGCCGCACCTGGATGACGTACTCCACCTGCGACACCGGCAAGCCGGACTACCAGGTCTGGATGATGTCCCTGCCGTCCACCGCCGACCCGCTCGTGCCCGGCAACTGGACCCAGCGCTCCGGCGCGGTGTTCTCCCGCGCCGATGACCACGGCGTCTACGGCCCCGGCCACCACGCGTTCTTCCGCTCGCCCGACGGCAAGGAGGACTGGATCGTCTACCACGCCAAGACCACGTCGGTGAACACCTACAGCAACCGCACCACCCGCGCGCAGAAGATCACCTGGAACGCCGACGGCAGCCCGAACCTGGGCCGCCCGCTCGCCATGGGCGCCACCCAGGACCTGCCGTCCGGCGACCCGGGAGCGGGCACGTACTGGATCAATGACGACGGCCGGTCCAGCGGCGACGGAAGCGTGTCGTACACCGGCTCCTGGAACTCGGGGACCGGCTGCGCCACCCAGTGCTTCTGGAGCGACGACCACTGGAGCGACCGGGCGGGCAACACCGCCACGTTCTCCTTCACCGGCACCCGGATCGCCCTGCTGTCGGTCCGCGACACCGGCAACGGCATCGCCGCCCTCAGCATCGACGGCGGCCCCGAGCAGCGCGTGGACTTCTACGGTGCGATCCGCACCGGCGAGACGCTCCAGTACCTCAGTCCCCGGCTCGCCTCCGGCCGCCACACCCTGCGCATCCGGGTCACCGGCGAGCACAACGCCCAGTCGGGCGCCTCGTTCGTGAGCGTGGACCGCGCCGAGGTGTACACCCGCTGA
- a CDS encoding LysR family transcriptional regulator: MDLNLLVALDALLEENSVTAAADRLNLSPPAMSRTLARIRRATGDDILVRAGRTMVPTPRALELREETRDLVRRATAVLTPVRRLDLAALNRHFTVRGHDALLAALAAPLIARVGATAPNIHLSLLAESAADQPDLARGQVDLEIGADEPGRPEISSEVVGADRLVLALRRGHPLAKGRVGLDRLVRMTFVTVSRRGRLHNAIDDALAERGLRRRVIASLPTSAAALDVVSRSDAVAVVAERVCRPASARLGLVTRRLPLELPPTRVVLTWHHRHDSDPAHAWLRGQVRDVLREATDGTA; encoded by the coding sequence GTGGATCTCAACTTGCTCGTGGCGCTCGACGCGCTGCTGGAGGAGAACAGCGTGACCGCCGCGGCGGACCGGCTGAACCTCTCGCCACCGGCGATGAGCCGGACGCTGGCCCGGATCCGTCGCGCGACCGGCGACGACATCCTGGTGCGCGCCGGCCGCACCATGGTCCCGACCCCGCGCGCCCTCGAACTGCGCGAGGAGACCCGCGATCTGGTCCGGCGGGCCACCGCCGTGCTCACTCCCGTGCGCCGGCTCGACCTCGCCGCCCTGAACCGGCACTTCACCGTGCGCGGCCATGACGCGCTGCTGGCCGCCCTCGCCGCCCCGCTGATCGCCAGGGTCGGCGCCACCGCCCCGAACATCCATCTGAGCCTGCTGGCCGAGTCCGCCGCCGACCAGCCCGACCTCGCCCGGGGCCAGGTCGATCTGGAGATCGGCGCGGACGAGCCGGGCCGCCCGGAGATCTCCTCCGAGGTGGTCGGCGCCGACCGGCTGGTCCTGGCGCTGCGACGGGGGCATCCGCTCGCCAAGGGCCGGGTCGGCCTCGACAGGCTCGTCCGCATGACCTTCGTGACCGTCTCGCGCCGGGGCCGACTGCACAACGCCATCGACGACGCCCTCGCCGAACGGGGGCTGCGACGGCGGGTGATCGCGTCCCTGCCGACGAGCGCCGCGGCGCTGGACGTGGTGTCCCGTTCGGACGCCGTGGCCGTCGTCGCCGAGCGGGTCTGCCGACCCGCCTCGGCGAGGCTCGGCCTCGTCACCCGGCGGCTCCCGCTGGAGCTGCCACCGACCCGGGTGGTCCTCACCTGGCATCACCGGCACGACAGCGACCCCGCCCACGCATGGCTGCGCGGCCAGGTGCGGGACGTGCTCCGCGAGGCGACCGACGGCACTGCGTGA
- a CDS encoding alpha-glucosidase/alpha-galactosidase yields the protein MINPKIVLIGAGSVVFTQGLLADLFAFPELKTARIALHDIDPQRLATAEAAARYIAERRGAAAHITAHADRREALDGADFVINLVQIGMGEATRIDFEIPARHGVRQTIGDTLGVGGIFRALRTFPFLKALGEDIAAVCPGAWLLNYTNPMAMNVQYLVAATGLTRVVGLCHSVHWTIHDLCDLLKVPFNEVTYRAAGVNHQAWVLRLEHDGTDLYPRLDALIAENEQLRRRVRVDMYRRLGYYPTETSEHSSEYVPWYLHHDSEIERLRLPVGAYLGIVDENVAAYEQTRDALATGAPIDVEGTMEYAPQIIHSMVTGTPRTVYGNVPNHGLIENLPSHGVVEVPCLVDRSGVRPTRAGALPPQLAALNRTYLSMNDLVVRAALENEPRHIRHAAMTDPATAAALRVEQIWELCDEMVRAHRERLQPALRATLAL from the coding sequence ATGATCAACCCCAAGATCGTGCTGATCGGCGCGGGAAGCGTCGTCTTCACCCAGGGCCTGCTGGCGGATCTCTTCGCCTTCCCGGAGCTGAAGACCGCGCGGATCGCCCTGCACGACATCGATCCGCAACGCCTGGCCACCGCCGAGGCCGCCGCGCGCTACATCGCCGAGCGGCGGGGCGCCGCCGCGCACATCACCGCACACGCCGACCGGCGCGAGGCGCTCGACGGCGCCGACTTCGTCATCAACCTCGTCCAGATCGGCATGGGGGAGGCCACCCGGATCGACTTCGAGATCCCGGCGCGCCACGGTGTGCGGCAGACCATCGGCGACACCCTCGGCGTCGGCGGCATCTTCCGCGCCCTGCGCACCTTCCCGTTCCTCAAGGCGCTGGGCGAGGACATCGCCGCCGTATGCCCCGGGGCATGGCTGCTCAACTACACCAACCCGATGGCCATGAATGTGCAGTACCTCGTGGCGGCCACCGGTCTTACCCGGGTGGTCGGCCTGTGCCACTCGGTGCACTGGACCATCCACGACCTGTGCGACCTGCTGAAGGTCCCCTTCAACGAGGTCACCTACCGCGCCGCCGGGGTCAACCACCAGGCGTGGGTGCTCCGTCTGGAGCACGACGGCACCGATCTCTACCCCCGGCTGGACGCGCTGATCGCCGAGAACGAGCAGCTGCGGCGGCGGGTCCGCGTCGACATGTACCGGCGGCTCGGCTACTACCCGACCGAGACCAGCGAGCACTCCTCCGAGTATGTGCCCTGGTATCTGCACCACGACAGCGAGATCGAGCGGCTGCGGCTGCCCGTCGGCGCGTACCTCGGCATCGTGGACGAGAACGTCGCCGCGTACGAACAAACCCGCGACGCCCTGGCGACCGGCGCCCCCATCGACGTCGAGGGGACCATGGAGTACGCCCCGCAGATCATCCACTCCATGGTGACCGGCACCCCCAGGACCGTCTACGGCAATGTGCCCAACCACGGCCTCATCGAGAACCTTCCGTCCCACGGCGTGGTCGAAGTGCCGTGTCTGGTCGACCGGTCCGGGGTGCGGCCGACCCGGGCCGGTGCGCTGCCGCCGCAGCTCGCCGCGCTCAACCGCACCTACCTCAGCATGAACGACCTCGTGGTGCGCGCCGCCCTGGAGAACGAGCCACGCCACATCCGGCACGCGGCCATGACCGACCCGGCGACCGCCGCCGCCCTGCGTGTCGAGCAGATCTGGGAGCTGTGCGACGAGATGGTGCGCGCACACCGCGAACGGCTGCAACCGGCGCTGCGCGCGACCCTCGCCCTCTGA
- a CDS encoding carbohydrate kinase family protein has protein sequence MPPTFDLLVIGDANPDVIVGPLDTALAFGQREQLVDSGALTLGGSAAITACGAARLGLRVAFAGRVGDDGAGHYMRDRLAAHGVDVSGLHLDGGLPTPLTVIVTRGDDRAILTAPGTLAATSGRDIPPHLLTSARHLHAASFFLMPGLAADLPDLFDTARAAGATTSLDTNDDPSGRWDPAALAPVLARTDLLLPNAAEAHRLAGTDGTSVVAAAEVLARQVPLVAVKNGADGALCHDGRTLHTTAGIRVTPQDAVGAGDSFNAGFLAGRLTGRPIAEALDLAAACGALSTRAAGGTTAQPTWDEALTHLTANGDLPS, from the coding sequence ATGCCACCCACCTTCGACCTGCTCGTCATCGGGGACGCCAACCCGGACGTCATCGTCGGACCGCTCGACACCGCGCTCGCCTTCGGCCAGCGCGAACAGCTCGTCGACAGCGGCGCGCTCACCCTCGGCGGATCCGCCGCGATCACCGCGTGCGGCGCCGCCCGGCTGGGGCTGCGCGTGGCCTTCGCCGGACGCGTCGGGGACGACGGCGCCGGACACTACATGCGCGACCGGCTCGCGGCGCACGGCGTCGACGTCAGTGGACTGCACCTGGACGGCGGCCTGCCGACACCGCTCACGGTCATCGTGACCCGCGGGGACGACCGGGCCATCCTCACCGCGCCGGGCACCCTCGCCGCCACCTCGGGCCGCGACATCCCCCCACACCTGCTGACCTCGGCCCGGCATCTCCACGCCGCGTCCTTCTTCCTCATGCCGGGGCTCGCCGCCGATCTGCCGGACCTGTTCGACACCGCCCGCGCGGCGGGCGCCACCACCTCGCTGGACACCAACGACGACCCCTCGGGCCGATGGGACCCCGCCGCGCTGGCGCCCGTCCTCGCCCGGACCGACCTCCTGCTGCCCAACGCCGCCGAGGCCCACCGGCTGGCCGGCACCGACGGCACATCCGTCGTGGCGGCCGCCGAAGTGCTCGCGCGGCAGGTCCCGCTGGTGGCCGTCAAGAACGGGGCGGACGGCGCCCTGTGCCACGACGGCCGGACCCTGCACACCACCGCCGGGATCCGTGTCACACCCCAGGACGCCGTCGGCGCGGGCGACAGCTTCAACGCGGGCTTCCTCGCCGGACGGCTCACGGGCCGGCCGATCGCCGAGGCGCTCGACCTCGCCGCCGCCTGCGGTGCGCTGTCCACCCGCGCCGCGGGCGGCACCACCGCCCAGCCCACCTGGGACGAAGCCCTCACCCACCTCACCGCCAACGGAGACCTCCCGTCATGA